Proteins encoded together in one Candidatus Nitrosocaldus cavascurensis window:
- a CDS encoding 4Fe-4S dicluster domain-containing protein yields the protein MPIDPDFPKGLQVIGKHYNKDGEHFHFVWGPGRLKDAAENEEAKRDFAARGEEIVPIGVHGTMVAVDWDACYADGACIEACPVQVYEWYRTANDVPAIEAWKYPGGNGETVKDHRKDHTDKADPIREHDCIWCMACVSVCPPQAIKVDQSNLEYHEKAAGTYNPELAKSAQPPPHGHH from the coding sequence ATGCCTATAGATCCAGACTTTCCAAAGGGACTGCAGGTGATAGGGAAGCACTATAACAAGGATGGGGAGCACTTCCACTTCGTCTGGGGTCCTGGAAGGCTCAAGGATGCTGCAGAGAATGAAGAGGCTAAACGTGACTTTGCTGCTAGAGGGGAGGAGATAGTACCTATAGGAGTCCATGGTACCATGGTTGCAGTTGATTGGGATGCATGCTATGCAGATGGTGCATGCATAGAGGCATGTCCTGTACAGGTGTATGAGTGGTATAGAACAGCAAACGATGTACCAGCGATAGAGGCATGGAAGTACCCAGGTGGTAATGGTGAGACTGTCAAGGATCACAGGAAGGACCATACTGACAAGGCAGATCCAATAAGGGAGCATGACTGTATATGGTGTATGGCATGCGTGTCAGTATGCCCACCCCAGGCAATAAAGGTTGATCAGTCAAACTTGGAGTACCATGAGAAGGCTGCAGGGACTTACAACCCAGAACTTGCAAAGAGTGCACAGCCTCCACCACATGGCCACCATTAA